A genomic stretch from Hemicordylus capensis ecotype Gifberg chromosome 1, rHemCap1.1.pri, whole genome shotgun sequence includes:
- the PCARE gene encoding photoreceptor cilium actin regulator — protein MGCTPSHSDIANHHANHGTKPLNKGILPVDPGGEGFSLPLLIKCSSSYEIDDLSQGETQIKDNFFRNASDEDKNVNFRSSTEDPLLSELDQEEKDTEGTISEAEIALSGLTGSQKHIAEDIKVKKQNSWESKEVGFDLKNKNENNEKQIAKKAKKQKHSRQGKQGRDCKTKEKSSPPVCQAEKKVDFPDLLVKAHQNAYAYLNPNLSKYEVILCMANQATETQLILQQMVSFLLFRFDEINHLLEEIAQDGEDLLKEVGGNLAWPPGKGSPQEQPDLLQQLLQYTVNKMQMLNGTVASLTSNALQESCSFLQSAGSNLEEKLKAKQGFDERLFRTIKLLETSAVKPFQPHPDDMTLYSEDSGIGIDSESVKDLNVLDKQGMQTNCGSWAHDHPSQNQTRISGEHQWACSSVYATTRSHDCALERHFKDIFYAPSHKKGVSSLGIVPEGSVTISQCQNITQALSLTSVPPGVTHEVDCFKECESNDVFPTNEDIDDDSLSEEEDDNMSETRKDVLSKRLTSPIVAADSKRRLSMKRLESPENEEIILKMKDAISEKIKFVPAKSGKREWMEDENGRGSPRPSTATESQKTQVKQKRSKSEESLRSRAEDPTLLELQRTQKGLSKRLEMFYTHNGNKETNEKPGPTSPKEPFNLQDCEHITHRSSTNKLKASLAKNFSILPNQDKVPLLRHDQNVISQQPDERRCRKPFTTTMSSQHPISRKENEPPGSQKLNSVGCTPPRKSVKKLIETFSPPEGLVKSASLRPLGPIKCIRKFGLPSIPPSFPIPRALVPLSHKHRVSPLGEIHNPTLHPTHCAFGSSIPPVFASESDTNEETEDESEMENLPPPPPEMLLGISCDSAESLDSARTEKNYSKVAKKPAKTNDHRTTRKISQISQRMKASLCSMDLLPSKNLSSLNPIANKAPKNTGVDPKPRKYSLESNASLMSDYIRENSLTSQRYHEMQETAELYKESHKIIPLRNPKEMPEQNESDSASKECCTPLTPAQKQSSSDSLGKSGKVAGFVRQMSPARTPPSSPPSEKRLPSPPLHQRHSRQAFSSMTHRQPSPPAGRWTSSPPAQRKLPSPPTQQNLSSPPLGRKQQSPPTRSKVSSPPVHRKEASPPPFLTTPSPPASPSWLHKGLQNYLDLGDEQQSASPKIVTNAHSIFCPATSSLFEAKPLLPPNSSATEMIMGHPEGFAFSRRNSTQLRQHGDPQKRMALSAMNPQPFVRRSFSDRRPGFQIPLPLFASAGSEPVLSKTR, from the coding sequence ATGGGCTGTACACCTTCTCACAGTGATATTGCTAACCACCATGCAAACCATGGAACAAAACCCTTGAATAAGGGCATCTTGCCAGTTGATCCGGGGGGTGAAGGTTTCTCTCTTCCATTACTGATCAAATGCTCCTCCTCTTATGAAATTGATGATTTGAGTCAGGGGGAGACTCAGATTAAAGATAACTTTTTCAGAAATGCATCAGACGAGGACAAAAATGTTAATTTCCGTTCCTCAACTGAGGATCCTTTGCTTTCTGAGCTTGACCAGGAAGAGAAGGACACAGAAGGAACCATCTCAGAGGCTGAGATAGCCCTATCTGGGCTGACAGGGTCTCAAAAACATATAGCAGAAGATATAAAGGTCAAAAAGCAAAATTCTTGGGAGTCAAAGGAAGTTGGTTTtgatttgaaaaacaaaaatgaaaacaatgaaaagcagatcgcaaagaaagcaaaaaaacaaaagcacagtAGACAGGGAAAGCAAGGCCGTGAttgcaaaacaaaagaaaaatccaGTCCACCTGTATGCCAGGCTGAGAAAAAGGTGGATTTCCCAGATCTACTTGTTAAAGCCCATCAAAATGCTTATGCCTATTTAAATCCCAACCTCTCCAAATATGAGGTTATCTTGTGCATGGCCAACCAGGCCACCGAAACGCAGCTAATTCTACAGCAAATGGTGAGCTTTTTGCTGTTTCGTTTTGATGAAATCAACCATCTTTTGGAAGAAATTGcccaagatggagaagaccttctcaaagaggtgggagggaacCTGGCTTGGCCTCCTGGGAAAGGAAGCCCACAAGAGCAACCAGATCTCCTACAGCAACTACTGCAGTACACAGTCAACAAAATGCAGATGTTAAATGGAACTGTGGCCTCCTTAACCTCTAATGCCCTCCAGGAATCATGCAGCTTCTTACAGTCTGCAGGCAGCAATTTAGAAGAAAAGCTGAAAGCAAAACAAGGTTTTGATGAACGCCTGTTCAGGACAATAAAGCTCCTTGAAACATCTGCAGTCAAACCTTTTCAGCCTCACCCTGATGATATGACTCTCTATTCTGAAGACAGTGGAATTGGTATTGACAGTGAATCAGTCAAAGACTTGAATGTTCTTGATAAACAGGGAATGCAAACAAATTGTGGTTCTTGGGCACATGATCATCCATCTCAAAATCAGACCAGAATATCAGGAGAACACCAGTGGGCATGCTCATCAGTGTATGCCACAACCAGATCCCATGACTGTGCACTGGAAAGGCATTTTAAAGACATATTTTATGCCCCTTCACACAAAAAAGGTGTGTCTTCTCTGGGAATAGTTCCAGAAGGTTCAGTCACTATTTCTCAATGTCAAAACATTACCCAAGCTCTCTCTCTGACCTCTGTGCCCCCTGGTGTCACCCATGAGGTTGATTGTTTCAAAGAGTGTGAATCAAATGATGTTTTCCCCACAAATGAAGACATTGATGATGATAGTTTgtctgaagaagaagatgacaaTATGTCAGAAACAAGAAAGGATGTTTTATCTAAAAGATTGACATCTCCAATTGTGGCAGCAGACAGCAAACGGCGGCTTTCCATGAAACGTTTAGAGAGCCCAGAGAACGAGGAGATAATACTGAAGATGAAAGATGCCATCAGCGAAAAGATCAAATTTGTCCCAGCTAAGTCTGGAAAGAGGGAATGGATGGAAGATGAAAATGGACGAGGATCACCACGACCTAGTACAGCAACTGAAAGCCAAAAGACTCAAGTGAAGCAGAAGAGGTCCAAATCTGAGGAGTCCCTCAGAAGTCGTGCTGAGGACCCAACCCTTCTAGAGCtccaaagaactcaaaaaggccTCAGCAAACGCCTGGAGATGTTTTACACTCATAATGGAAACAAGGAAACAAATGAGAAGCCAGGACCCACAAGCCCAAAGGAACCATTTAATCTGCAAGATTGTGAGCACATTACTCATAGATCTTCCACTAATAAGCTGAAGGCATCTCTTGCGAAAAACTTCAGCATACTGCCTAATCAAGATAAGGTCCCCTTGCTAAGGCATGATCAAAATGTCATCAGTCAGCAGCCTGATGAAAGGAGATGTAGAAAGCCCTTCACAACCACCATGTCTTCACAGCATCCAATATCCAGAAAAGAAAATGAGCCTCCTGGGTCACAGAAACTGAACAGTGTTGGTTGTACTCCCCCTCGCAAATCTGTAAAAAAGCTCATTGAAACCTTCAGCCCACCTGAAGGCCTTGTTAAGTCTGCAAGTTTAAGGCCTTTGGGGCCAATTAAATGTATCAGAAAGTTTGGACTTCCAAGCATTCCTCCCAGTTTCCCAATTCCTAGAGCGCTTGTGCCTTTAAGCCACAAACACAGAGTTTCACCACTAGGAGAAATACATAATCCAACTCTCCATCCAACCCACTGTGCTTTCGGTAGTAGTATTCCACCGGTATTCGCAAGCGAAAGTGACACAAACGAGGAAACTGAAGATGAAAGTGAGATGGAAAACCTGCCCCCGCCACCTCCTGAAATGCTATTGGGCATCTCATGCGACTCAGCTGAATCTTTGGACAGTGCAAGGACTGAGAAAAACTACTCAAAAGTTGCCAAAAAGCCTGCCAAGACAAATGATCATCGCACTACTAGGAAAATATCTCAGATTTCTCAGCGGATGAAAGCCTCTCTATGTTCCATGGACTTGCTACCAAGTAAGAATCTCAGCAGTCTCAATCCCATTGCCAACAAAGCACCAAAAAACACTGGGGTGGACCCCAAACCTCGAAAATATTCCCTGGAGTCAAATGCTAGCCTTATGTCTGACTATATCCGAGAAAACTCACTAACGTCCCAGAGGTACCATGAAATGCAAGAGACTGCAGAGCTGTATAAGGAGTCGCATAAAATAATACCTCTTCGAAATCCCAAAGAAATGCCAGAGCAAAATGAAAGTGATTCAGCAAGCAAAGAATGTTGCACACCTCTAACTCCGGCACAGAAGCAAAGCTCCTCAGACTCACTTGGGAAAAGTGGGAAAGTGGCAGGTTTTGTCAGGCAAATGTCCCCGGCAAGAACACCACCTTCATCACCCCCCAGTGAGAAAAGGCTCCCAAGTCCACCACTGCATCAGAGACACAGTCGTCAAGCTTTTTCCTCGATGACCCATAGGCAGCCCAGCCCCCCAGCTGGCCGCTGGACATCAAGCCCTCCAGCGCAAAGGAAGTTGCCTTCACCACCAACCCAACAAAATCTGTCTAGCCCTCCACTAGGGCGTAAACAGCAAAGCCCACCAACCCGCTCCAAGGTGTCAAGTCCACCAGTCCACCGCAAGGAAGCAAGTCCACCTCCTTTCTTGACTACCCCATCTCCACCAGCTTCTCCATCTTGGTTGCACAAAGGATTACAAAACTACTTGGACTTGGGGGATGAGCAGCAATCTGCTTCCCCAAAGATTGTCACAAATGCACATTCCATATTTTGCCCAGCCACTTCCTCTTTGTTTGAAGCCAAGCCACTGTTGCCACCTAACAGCTCTGCAACAGAAATGATTATGGGACATCCTGAAGGTTTCGCCTTTTCACGGAGGAACAGCACACAGCTCAGGCAACATGGGGACCCACAGAAACGGATGGCCCTCAGTGCCATGAACCCCCAGCCTTTTGTAAGGAGAAGCTTCTCTGACCGCAGACCAGGGTTCCAGATTCCACTGCCATTATTTGCCTCTGCTGGTAGTGAACCTGTCCTTAGCAAGACAAGGTAG